A window of Hymenobacter siberiensis genomic DNA:
AATGGGCGGCACATCTATACTGGCAAATTTGCCCTTGGCCGTCCCGCCCGCTATCGAGGTCGACGAGCGCCATGCCAATCCCTTGCGCACCCCGGCGCTACGCACGGTGGTGCCGGTCAGGCCAGCCTGATTGCCCACTCCCGGCAGCCGGTTGGGGTCGGTGAGCTGGGGCTGGCTGATGGCCGGCGGGTTGAGCGTGGCCGGCGACGGACCAGCCACGCCGCTGCCCGGCACCTGCCCGGCCACCCCGTTCAAAAATACCGCGTTGGCCACGCCCTGCGTCGCTCCGAAGCCGCTCAGCCCCACAATGGGTGGGCCGAAATTGGCCTCCACGGCCGCGCCCTGGATGTTTTTGTAGTAGCGCAGGAAGTAGTCGGGCTTGTTGCGCAGTACCACGTCGCCGGCCGTCAGGTTCCAGTTGGGGTTGGTGAGGGTGATGTAGATTTTATCGAATTGCTGGAGCTGCTGGGTGTTGCCCTCGGGCTGGAAGGGCACATTCTGGTCCGAAATAGCGGCCGTGAGGTGGATATTCTCCGCCAGCTGGCCTTCCAGCTGCAGGTTCAGGGCCGAGTTCACAAACACGTTCTGGGTATTGCCAAAGCTCAGGCCCCGCGACAGATTGCCGGTTTTGCTCACGCCCGGCGTGTTCAGAATCTGCTCTTTCACCGAAAAATCCTCGAACCGCGAAACGACCTGCCGGAATCCCAGGCTGTCCATCAGGCTGCGGGGCCGCCGGAAGCGGGCCGCCGTGAGCCGCAGCGGCAGTACCCGGTAGCACACCAAAATGGAATCGGCCAAGCCGGTGCCGCTGCTGTCTCGCAGAGCGGGCCGCACCCAACGGTAGCGGTCGGTGCGTCCATCGTAGTCGGCCCCGCGCCCACTGATGAGTACCGACGAGGGCACCACCGTCAGCGAATCCAAGAGCGCGAAACTGGTGGTGTCGCGGCCCGGCGCGAGGCGCACCCAGCGGCAGCGCCGGGTGCTGGGCGGCGGAGCCTCGCCCTTTGAAACAGGCCGAATCTGGGCCTGCGCCTGCCAATCAACAAAAAAAAGCGCCGCAACGAGCAGGCCCACCAGGGGGAAGCACAGGCGTAAGCGACGAATCATGCGGTAAAGGTCGGGTTTGGCGGGTAACGACACGAACCGGGGGTTTCGTGCCGTGACAGGGGCATTCGGACTGTTTTATCCCGCCAGCGGCAGCTCGATAAAAAAGTCCGTGCCCTCCCCCACTTTGGTTTCGAACCAGATTTTACCCCCGGCGCTCTCGATGCCGCGCCGGGCCACCGCCAGCCCAATGCCCGAGCCGCTGGCCTTGGTAGTAAAATTGGGCACGAAGATTTTCTCGCGCACCTCCTCGGGAATGCCCGCGCCGTTGTCGCGGATGGCCACGCGCACGCTGCCCGCGCCAGCCGCTTCCAACGACACGTCAATGTACGGGGCGCGGCCTTCGGGCACGGCTTGGCGGGCGTTTATCAGCAGGTTGTTGAAGGTGCGGACCAGCAGGTTTTCATCGGCAAACACCACGTAGCGGCCGGTTTCGGCATCTGGCGGCAGGTGCAGGGCCAGGGTACCATCGTCGGTATCGGGCTGGTGCAGGCCGGCGCAACGGCGCAGCACGGCGGCGATATCCAGCCGCTCGGGGCGCATGGTGGGCAGGTTGGTGAAGGTGCTGAAGCTGGTGGCAATGTCGCTCAGTACGTCAATCTGGGTGATGAGCGTCTGGCTGATTCGGCCAATCAACTCCTCGGCATTGGGGCGGCGCTCGGCAATGGCTTTCTGCAAAAACTGCAGACTCAGCTTCATGGGCGTGAGTGGATTTTTGATTTCGTGCGCCACCTGCCGGGCCATCTCGCGCCAGGCCGCCTCCTTTTCCTGGGCGGCCAGCTCGCGCTTACTGGCCTCCAGCTTGGTGAGCATGGTATTGTACTCGCGCACCAGCAGGCCAATCTCGTCGTCGGAGCTGTGGTAGTCCAGCAGCTCGTTTTCGCCAGTGAGCGTGGTTTTAGTGAGCTTTTCGGTGATGAGCTTGAGGGGAGCCGTGAGCTGCCGCGCCGCCACAAACGCCAGCCCCAAAAACAGCAGAAACATCAGCGTGAAGATGTTGAGAATCGTGGTAAACAGCTCTGTAAGCTTGGTATTCAACGCTTTCTCCGAGTCGAAGAACGGGATGCCCACGTAGCCCAGAATCGGGCCGGTGGGCAAGGCCGTTTCGTCGAACGACGACCCGTCGTCATCGTCAAATACCGAATGCACCGCGTAAACCGGCCCTTTCTTCGGAGGGCCATCGGCGCTGCCGTGCCCCAATGCGTGCCCGGCCAAATCGGTCACCACGGCCTCGCCTGCCCCGGCCCGCACCGGCAGGTACAGCGAATTGAACGATAACGACCCGGCCCGCTCCGTGAGCAGGACGCGGGGCCGGTTGCGCTCACCCAATGCCACCATGGCCTGCGGGTTCACCAGCGGCCCCAGCAGCCCGGCATCGAAAATGAGGGGCTGGCTGCTGGCCAGCAGCTCGCCGTGGGCATCATAAAGGTTGAGGTCGGTTTCGGTGAGGGCGGCCACGTTTTTGACCAGCACGGCCAGCGTGGGGCGGGCCGTGCTGTCGGAAAGCAGGTGGCGCTGCCGGCGCAGGCTTTCCAGGGCCAGCTGGCCGCGCCGCTCATACGTGCGGGCCAGGTCGCGCTTATACGAGTCAATAAGCTGGCTGGCCGTGGCCACGCTCACCACCAACAGCGGCACCACAATGCCCACGTTCAGCAGCAGCTGAATGCGCGTGCTGAAATTGAGCCGGGGCAGCGCCCGGCCGCGCACCAGCAGGGCCACGCCGCCCAGCAGTAGCCAGAAAAACGTCGATAGCAAGAACTGAAACGAAAAATTGGCCAGCCAGTCCCCCAGCGAATACGTGGCCGTGGTCACCACGACGGTCCGGTCCAGCGAGCCCCGCACGGCAAACTGATGGAAGCCCTTGCGCGTGAGGCCCGTGGTGTAAAGGCGCGGCTCAGCCAGCAGGGCGGCGGGCAGGCGGTTGGCGTAGTCAAAATCGCCTTCGCTGTACACCAGCCGGCCGTGGTTGTAGCCGGCGTAGCTCAGCTCGGTGGCCAGGCCGGGCTCAAAGAATTTCTGGTCCACCAGCAGCTCCGGCAGCACGCTATAGGAAGTGAGCTTCTTGAGCGTCAATTCTACCCGCACGGCGCCCAGCGGCAAGCCAATTCCGTTCACCCGCTGCCCCGGCACGGTGATGTGCGCCACATAGCGCCGCGAGCCAAACGGATTATCAGACTGCACCAGAAACACGCCGGCCTGCCCCGTAGGCTTGGCCAGCCGCTCGGTAATTGCGCGGGTTTCGCGTAGGCTGGGAGTTCCCGTTGGGGCGCCTAACGGGTCGCCCGCCTCGTCATACAGCGTGATATTGCTCTCGTATTTGTCAAAATAGTGGCTCAGGTATTGCCGGGCAATGCGTTCGCGCACCACTTCGGGCCGCCCGAAAGCAGCCGTGAGCGCCCGCCGGACAAACGGGTCGTGCGCAATTTTGTGCATCTGCTCACTCAGCAGAAACTCCCCCTGAAAATCGTTATCAACCAACAGATTACCCGCCAGACGCTGCTTATCAACCAACACCTGCTTTTCGAAGCGGGAGTACAGCGCCAGTGCCCCGGTAGCCGCCGTAAGGGCCAGCAGCAGTACCAACAGCACCGACGATTGGTAATTACTGGTAGTGGGCGCGGCCCGTAGGTTTATAGCCCGCACCAGCGCGGCGAACAAGAGTAAAACCCCCACCAGCAGCACCCACGGCTCACCCAGTACCAGCCCCGCCCCCAGCACCGGCAGCGTAGCCAGCGCGGGAGCCAGCAGCAGCAGCCGGCGCGGCACATGCTGCAATAACGCACCTGCCAGCTGCGTCAGGCCGAACAGTCCGGCCAGCCACGCGGCGGTGTGCAACAGCACCGCCAGTGCCAGCACCACCCAGAAACCCGTTATCTGCACGCTTCGGCTCACATCGAGGCTCAATTGGGAACCGCCAAAAACCGTGTTATAATAGCTAAACAACAGTCCCAGCCAACCACAAAAAGCCGCCCCCACCGCTACTGCGGCCACAACCTGTCGGCTTAGCGCACGCGGGGCCCGCACCCGCTGCGGCACTTGGAAATACCGCCACAATGCCACACCGCCCACGGCTACCAACAAAGCCAGCAGGGAATCGAGTAATAAGTCGCCCAGCGAGGGCGCCCACCACGCGGCCGCACTCACCCAGGGGTCAAACAAGGGCAGTTCGATAAAAGAATATGGCAGTCCCAGGTACAACAGTAGCGCCCGCAGCATCACCAAAGGCATCACCAATGAGGCCACGGCGGTCAGCGGCCGCCCGGCCTGCCACCAGCGCCACGCCAGCAGCAGCCACCCCATGGCATACAGTAGGCTGCCCAACGCCAGCAACGCCAGCGGCACGTACTGCCCGGTGAGCGGATTGGGCTGCAACCGCTTGATAGAAAAAAGGTAGTGGCCATCGGGTGCGTCAAACCGAGCCGAGCCGTGGACCGAGCTATCCGCCACCACTTTCAGTTCCAGCCCGCGAATCAGTGCCTGCTCGCCGCCCTCCCGCAGGTAGCGGTTGGTGATGCCGTAGTGCCGTTCCAGAGGCAGGTAAACGAGAACCAGGTACCGCCCCGCCAGACGGCGCAACTGCAGGAACTGGCCCATCGGCGTTTCCACAAGGCGCTCGGCAGCTGTGCGGGCCGCATCCTCCTGCGGCCGCAACGTTGCATCGGACCAGTAGCGCAGGGCTCCGTTTTCCAATACGCAAGTGGGGTACGTAGTCTGGGAAATAAGCTTTTGGAAGCTATAGTTACCGCGCGACAGCTCGGCCGCCACCGTATCGGCTTCGCGACGGGCCGTGGTTTCGGCATTCCGCACCAGCTGTTGCAGGCGCACCACATCGGTACGCTGCACCATGCCCGGGGCTTGCGCGTAGCGGCTGGCCAGGTAACCACCTACAAAACACAAAACCGCCCCCAGCAGCAGCAGCCAGGGTAGACGCCGTTGTGAGTAAGCTGGTTTCAGGATTGAGCCGGAGGAAGAAAGCGGGTGCAAAAAAGAAGCGATGAAGTCGTTAATCCGGCGCAGTAAAGGCAGCCCACCCAAAGTAAGCACGTTACCGGGTCATGAGGCCTTGCTTTTCGAAGCAGTGCCAGCATTCGAATGAGATGCCTCCCGCAAAGGAGCCCTCATTCGAGTGAACCGCAAAATCCAAGCCTAATAAAAAAGGCTGCCCATGGGCAGCCTTTTTGCAGTCCTCAAAATATTTATTTCTATCGATTTAGATAACGCGGGTCGAAGCTAGCACCGCCAACCCCGTAGAGCATCACGGCCCGCGCATAGCGGAATAGTAGCGGCGTTACGGCCAATACGGCTACGACCACAGTTATCACATAAACCCACAGGGGCGAGTCGTTGGCGAGATAATAGAGCAAAAACCCAATTCCCAGCAGCGCTGCCGTCGAGAAACCCGAGCTTATGTACATCGCACCATAGTAAAATCCCGGCTCCGGCTCATAAGTCTAATGACAGACCGGACAGGCTTCGGGCATTTCCATAAAACTAGTGCTGAACGCCGCATGTGTAAAGAGCTTACCCGTATGGCAGCGCGGACACCGCAGTTCCAACAGCGCCCGGGCTGTAGATGCAACAGCCTTAGTGGGCTGCTGCACTATGCTTTGACCGCCTTGGGGTGCGTGCGACGATACCAGAAATAACCTACCGCTCCCATCAAAATATAGGGAACCGTCATTATATAAAGGATGCCCTTGTTGAGACCGGCCACGTCGTAATCATCACGCTCCTGCCGGGCCGCTTCTACTTGCGACTTACACATCGAGCATTGCGCCTGGGCAGCCAGCGGCGCCAAGCTTAGCATCACACCCAGGAACAGGGTAAAAGCAGCGGCAAAAAAGGTCTTTTTCATAATAAATCAACACGGAGATTAAAGCAAAGTTTCTTATTATCAGACATAATACGGCGAAATCATAAAATACACAATAACGCCCGTGACTGATACGTACAGCCAGACCGGAAAGGTCCAGCGCGCAATGGCTTTGTGCTTGGTGTACTGTCCCGTGAGCGCGAAATAGAGCGTAAACAGCACGAGTCCTACCGTCACCACCGCGAGGCTGATATGGGTAAGAAGCAAGACGAAATAAATAAGACGGGCAGCCCCTACCCCACCAAAGTGCGTGCTTTCTACCTGCGAATGATACGCCACGTACGACAGCAGAAACAGCCCACCCAGGACGAAGGCCGTGCCCATGGCCGCCCGGTGGGCCAGCACGTTCTTCCGGCGGATAAAGTAATACCCAACCAGCAGGGCCACGGCCGTCAGTGAGTTCAGGCCGGCATTCACGGCTGGCAGCATGCGCAAGTACGCATCAGCCCCATCAATCTTGAAAATGCCCTTGAAATAAAACAGTATTGCTACCAGCAGCGGCACCACGATGCCCAGGCCACCAAGGATAATTCTGTAGCGCGTATAGTCCCCGGGGGCCATTACCGGGGGGTGCAGTTGTTCAGTGGGGGTGTTCATAATCGTAGAGCTGCACCGTTACTTCCGTGAGTAAGCGGTCTATTTCGCGTCCGTCGGTGCCATCATAAATGCCACGCACCCGTCGCTGATTGTCAACCAACAACAGCCGGCCGGCGGGGATGTTAGCCGTGTACACGGCCCCAGCCAGTCGCTTGGGGTCGGCGGTGAGGCGAAACTCCTGCTGCGTGAGTTTTTTGAGGGTATCGGCCGCACCGGTCAGGAAAAACCATTTGCCCGCAGTGGCACCGTATTGCTCGGCCAGCTTCGTCAGGGCAATGGTCTGGCTGGGTTCACCATTCAGCACGAAGGTGACCAGACGCACGCGGGGCTCGTGCCGGAACTTCTCCTGCACCCGCAGCAATTGGCGGGCTACGCGGACGCTGGCTTCATCGGCACCAAAAAACTGGGCGATGTATAACCCCTGGCCCAACTCCCGGCTGCTCACATCCCGCCCATTAGCAGACGACAATTGAAACGGCGCTATTTGGTGGAAAACAGTATCGCGCTGCCACTCCCCGCCAACCTGCGTGGAATCCACGCGGTCGGGCAGGTAAGTTGGCAGCGCGTAACGGTTGGAGCCGAAGCGGAACAGGAACAGAAAGGCCAGTACTGGCACCAATAGCAGTAGCCCCAGCAAAATGGTTTGGCGGGGCCGCATCCGCTATTTAAACATGCTTTGCAGCACTTCGCCCATGAACGAGCCTTCGGTAACCAGCGCCACCAACAGCCATACCAACAGGGACACCGGCACCAGAATGGTCCAAATCAGTCCTTTGGTTTCGTGCTTCAGGTGCATGAACTCAGCCACAATAAAGAATGCTTTCATGATGGTGAGCACGATGAAAATGCTATTGCGCAGCGTACTCGGGGACATCAGGAATACGAAAACGAATTCGACGGCCGTGATACCAACCAGGATGCCGAATACCCGCCAAATCCAGGCGGTGTTTGGCTTGGCGATTTCACCCGGGGCAAGGGTGTGTTCAGTAGTTGCGTGAGAAGCCATTGGGTAAGTTATGAGTTATGAGTTAAAAGTTATAAGTTAAAAGCGTGGGTTAGCGAGTGGATTTGACCAACTGATAACCCTTAACTTTTAACTCATAACTCTTTTTCAAACGAGGTAGAAGAAGGTGAATACGAACACCCACACCAAGTCTACAAAGTGCCAGTAGAGGCCGATTTTCTCAATCATCTCGTAGTGCCCGCGCTTTTCGAAGGTACCGTTGGTGGTAGCAATAAAGCACCACACCAACAGGCAGACGCCCGAGAATACGTGCGTACCGTGGAAACCGGTGATGAAGAAGAACAAGTCGGCGAATAGCACTGGCCCGTACTGGTTCATTGCCAGATTAGCTCCGTGGAACACGGTACCGTCGGCCATTACCGTGCCTTCGGTGTGGCCGTGGATGAAGTGACCCCACTCCCAGGCCTGACTGGCCAAAAAGGCAGAGCCAAACAGGATGGTCCAGAGCAGCCACTTTTGCACATCGGCTTTATCCATGCGGTGGCCGGCTTCTACGGCCAGCACCATCGTCACGGAGCTCAGAATCAGAATCATAGTCATCAGGGCCACGAAACCGAGCGGAACGTTGGCCTCGCCCATGCCGGGGAAGGCATTGAATACGTGGTCAGGGATGGGCCACCAGCGCGTGCTGAACACAAAATCTTTAGCTTCACCCGTAAAAACCTCGTGCTTATGGCGAATCATGCCATAGGTGGTGAGGAAGGCGGCAAAGGTAAATGCGTCAGAAAGCAGGAAAAACCACATCATCAGCTTACCGTAGCTCGCTTTGAAGGGTTCGTTGCCGCCATCCCAGTTGCCGGTGCGCGGGGCATCGTGAGTAGCGGAAGCCGCGGGATGCGGCAAAGTGGTCGGTTGGGCCATAGCAGACAGCGTAATGTCGTTTTAGTGGTTCAAAAGTAAGAACAAATACAGGTACAGCCAAAGCCCGCCCAGGAAGTGCCAGTATAAAGTAGCGTTGCCGATGGAGAGCAAGGCACGCGAATGCACCTGATAATTAAGCGTCCGCCTGAGTACTACGGCCAGAAAAACAAGCCCCGTAACCAAGTGAAAAGCGTGCACACCCATCAAAACGTATACGAATGAACCGGAAGGATTGGCATCGGCTCCGCCAAAGTACGTATTGCCGCCCACCAGGTCGCCGAAGCTATGGTACTGTCCCACCAGGAAAGCCAACCCAAGTACCAGCGTGACAATCATACCGATTTTCACCCGGTTGATTTCGTCCTTACGTGCTGAGAAATAGGCCCATTGTATGCTCGCACTGCTCAGCGCAATCAGAATGGAGTTGATGAGAAGTGAAGCGGGCAGGTCAAACTCGCGCCAGTTGCCTTCATCGCGGCGCACGATGTAGCCGCTGGTAAAAGCCGCGAACATCATCACAATGCTGAAAATAAGTAGAATAAGCAGCACGCGCTTAGGGTGCCAGCCTAGTCCAACTTCCTTTTCGGATAACGTTTCAGAAGGATTCATAATCTAGATATTAGGGGAATTGGTTGACGTTTTTTAGTTGCTGACAGCCCGTTTTTTTTATTCCCGGCAGGCAACTAGCTATTAACAACCAACAACTATATTTTGTCCAGTACCAAAGCAATTTGTACGATGGGCAGGTACAAAAAAGAAGCAAACATGATGCGCAGTGCCGCCTTGCGCGACTGCGTACGCATCAGCTGCACCGTGAGCAACAGAAACAGCACGCCCGCCACTACCGCTACCAATGCCGATATACGACCGGAAATATTGAATTCCAGCGGCAACAGGCTAAGCGGAATCAGCAGCAGCGTGTAGGTCATTATCTGAAACGCGGTGCGCAGGTCGCGGTTGCCAGGCGAGGGCAACATTTTGAAGCCGGCCCGCTTATAATCGTCGTCGGCCACCCAGGCAATGGCCCAGAAGTGCGGAAACTGCCACATGAACTGAATCCCGAACAGCACCCACGCCTCTACCCCAATGTAGCCAGTGGCCGCCACCCAGCCGATAAGCGGCGGCAAACCACCCGGCACAGCGCCTACGGCAACACAAATAGGCGATATCGTTTTAAGCGGCGTGTAGATGAATCCGTACAGGATAAGCGACAGAAGCGATAGCCCTGCGGTGAGCGGGTTGAACAGATACCACAGCAGCCCCAACCCAGCTACCCCCAGCAACACGCAGAAGACCCAGGCTTCGCCCGGCGATAGAATGCCCATTGGGAGTGGCCGCTTGGCCGTGCGGGTCATTAACTTATCCAGCTCCCGCTCGTGAACCTGGTTGATAATGTTGGCCGAGCCAGTCACGAGCAGGCCACCCAGCATCACCAGTAAAGCCCGGCTCCAACTGAAATCGTGTGCTCCCAGCATATACCCGATGGCGCTGGAAAACGCTACAGTGAGCGAAAGCCGGAATTTGAGCAGCTGAAAATAGGCGCGGGCCTTAACCATCAATTGTACTTATAATTTCGTTGTGAGGTCCAACTTGTCGAAGATGCACCCAACGGGGCCGCGAAGTTACGCAACAACCCGCCGGGGTGCATCTGTGGGCGCAATAGTTTCCGTGCTTTTACGCGCACGGACCACGGCCAGCAGCGTCAGAAACTGTACGCCAAACAATACAGTAGCCAGAGTAAGATGCACTGGCTGCACCACGGCCGGCAGTGCAAACGACGCTAGCACGATTCCGGCCAGAATTTCCAGGCCAATCAGGCTGAGCGTAGCTGTAACCAAATTGCGCAGGCGTTTTTGGACAAGCTGCCAAATCTCGTAGCCCAGGTACACGTTCAGCAGCAAAACCGCAGCCGATACCGTACGATGCAGGCTGAACACGCTACCCAGCTTGCTCACCCAGTTTTCGCGCCCTACATAGTCCGCTGCGGCCGATACAATGTCTACTTGTTCGCGCACCTGCGTCCCCAGCACAATCTGCCAGAACGTGAGCAGCAGCGCGGCCCAAAGCCATATTTGCAAAGCGGCCGCTGGACGCTTCATCCCGACACTCGCATCAATAAGTTCCGCTTCCGGCAATCGCGATGTAACATCGCCTTGCCCCCACCGTGCCCGGTCAACAGCGTACAGTAGCAGCGCTACTATCACCAGCGCCAGCGCCATGTGCACCGTTACCATCACGGGCAGCAAATTGGTGGAAACCACCAATGAACCAAGGTAGCCTTGCACCCCCGTCAGAATAAACGAAGCAAATGCCAGCCAGAAAATAGTGCGGTCGCGCCGCCAGTAAGGCAGGGCGAACGCAACGGTAAGAAAAACAAATACTCCAATTAGCGCGCCCAACAATCGGTTTACGTACTCAATCCAGGTTTTCACCGGGTTGAAATCCGTTTCGATATATTGCGTGGGATGGGCAAATATGCTGCCCGCAACCTGCGCAAAACCCATTCGTTGCAGCGTTCGGGCCAGCTTCTGGTTTTTGGCCACCCGTTGCGCCGTGTATATCTCTTTGTAATCTGGAGGCAGCTGGCTGGCTTCGGTTGGGGGCACCCATTGGCCAAAGCATTTGGGCCAATCCGGGCATCCCATGCCACTGCCGGTACTCCGAACTACTCCACCCACCAGAATCAACAGGTAAACGCTTACGACGGTGAGAATGCCCACAAAACGGAAACGCCGTACGGCAGGGCTCAAATGAAATTTCTCCATAGTGAAAAGACGGCTACCTCTGCCCTACGCAACCGCAGGACACAAGTAAAACAGATTATTTAAGGGATTGATTAAATCCCATGAACCAAAAACGGGCCGCCGGTTAGGCGGCCCGCTTCGGGACTTTACCAAGTAGCTTGGTTAATCAGGCTTTTGCTAACTAATCAGCCAACTCCTGCTCATAGGGCAGGTTAGACGACTGCGTTTGCGAGTACGGTACGTTCTGGGGGATAAAGTCCACATCCGAACCGGGCTTGCTATAGTCGTAGGGCCAGCGATATACCGCTGGAATCTCGCCGGGCCAGTTGCCGTGGCCGGGTACTACTGGTGTCGTCCACTCCAGCGTATTCGAGTTCCAAGGATTCTCCGTAGCCCGGCGGCCACGGAAGATGCTGTAGAAGAAGTTGAAGATGAAAATAAACTGGCCGAAGAAAGTAATGATGGCCGCAACCGAGATAAACTTGTTCATGTCCGCGAATTGCGAGAAAGCATCAAATCCAGTCCAGGCATAGTAACGACGGGGGAAACCGGCAATACCTACATAGTGCATCGGCATGAATATCAGATACACACCAGCGAACGTGAGCCAGAAGTGGATGTAACCCAGCTTGTCGTCCATCATACGGCCAAACATCTTGGGAAACCAGTGATAAACACCGGCAAACAAGCCGAAGAATGCCGCGCTACCCATTACCAAGTGGAAGTGAGCAACCACGAAATAGGTGTTGTGCATCTGGATATCCAGCGTTGCATTACCGAGAATGATACCCGTGAGGCCACCCGAGATAAACAGCGATACAAAACCAATAGAGAACAACATGGCCGCCGTGAAACGGATATTACCGCGCCAGAGCGTAGCCAGCCAGTTGAATACCTTCACACCCGAAGGCACAGCGATAATCAGCGTCAAGAACATGAATACTGAGCCTAGGAAGGGGTTCATTCCCGTTACGAACATGTGGTGAGCCCACACAACGAACGACAGCAGCGAGATACCAATCAGCGAACCAATCATGGCGCGGTAGCCGAAGATGGGCTTACGAGCATTAGTGGCAAGAACTTCCGATACCATACCCATAGCAGGCATGATTACGATATATACCTCGGGGTGCCCCAGGAACCAGAACAAGTGCTGGAACAATACCGGCGAACCGCCCTGGTTGCTCAATGCCTGACCGGCAATGTAGATGTCCGACAGGAAGAAAGAGGTACCGAAAGAACGGTCGAACACCAGCAGCAAAGCAGCCGCGAACAGGACCGGGAACGCGAGGATACCCAGAATGGCAGTCAAGAAGAAAGCCCAAATGGTAAGCGGCAGCTTGCTCATGCTCATACCACGGGTACGCATGTTGATGACCGTGGTCACGTAGTTTACACCACCCAGCAGCTGCGACACGATGAAGAACACCATGCTCACCAACCACAGCGTCATGCCAGCACCGGAGCCGGGAATGGCCTGCGGCAATGCACTCAGCGGCGGGTAGATTGTCCAGCCAGCAGCTGCTGGACCGGTTTCAATAAACAGCGAGGAGAACATAATAATGCTCGACAGGAAGAAGAACCAGTACGAGAGCATGTTCATGAAGCCCGAAGCCATGTCGCGGGCACCCACTTGCAGCGGAATCAGGAAGTTCGAGAAGGTACCGCTCAAACCGGCAGTCAGCACGAAGAATACCATGATAGTACCGTGCATCGTTACCAGTGCAAGGTAAAACTCAGGGTTCAACTTACCAGCCTGAATCCAGCCACCGAGAACGGGTTTCAACCACTCCATCGTGCCTTCGGGCCAGCCAAGCTGCAAACGGAATAAGCTCGAGAGAGTACCACCAATGATGGCCCACAGCATACCCGTAATCAGGTACTGCTTAGCAATCTGCTTGTGGTCCTGACTGAACACGTACTTCCACATCCAGTGCTGGTCGTGGTGCTCGTGCTCGTGGTCATCATGTAACAGGTGGTCGCCGTGCTCGATAGCCGGCACCGGAGCGGAACCAATACCGCCCTGCGTTTGCACGCCTGGAGAAAGATTTGGTTTGGGTGTCATGTCTGACATAGCAGAATACCGTTAGTAGTTATTAGTAAGAAGCAGCCAAAGGCACGGGAGCAGCTTCTTTTTCCTGAGGCGCGGTGGCTACGGGAGTAACCATCGATTTGACCTTCTGTTTGAAAGCAGCCAACACATCTGGGTTTTTTTGAGCAAATGATTGCTGAGCGGCGTACCAGTTCTGGTAATCGTCCGGCTCATCTACAATCACGGTTGCCTTCATAGCGAAGTGGCTACCGCCGCACACCTGGTTGCAAGCCAGCTCATA
This region includes:
- a CDS encoding sensor histidine kinase, with protein sequence MHPLSSSGSILKPAYSQRRLPWLLLLGAVLCFVGGYLASRYAQAPGMVQRTDVVRLQQLVRNAETTARREADTVAAELSRGNYSFQKLISQTTYPTCVLENGALRYWSDATLRPQEDAARTAAERLVETPMGQFLQLRRLAGRYLVLVYLPLERHYGITNRYLREGGEQALIRGLELKVVADSSVHGSARFDAPDGHYLFSIKRLQPNPLTGQYVPLALLALGSLLYAMGWLLLAWRWWQAGRPLTAVASLVMPLVMLRALLLYLGLPYSFIELPLFDPWVSAAAWWAPSLGDLLLDSLLALLVAVGGVALWRYFQVPQRVRAPRALSRQVVAAVAVGAAFCGWLGLLFSYYNTVFGGSQLSLDVSRSVQITGFWVVLALAVLLHTAAWLAGLFGLTQLAGALLQHVPRRLLLLAPALATLPVLGAGLVLGEPWVLLVGVLLLFAALVRAINLRAAPTTSNYQSSVLLVLLLALTAATGALALYSRFEKQVLVDKQRLAGNLLVDNDFQGEFLLSEQMHKIAHDPFVRRALTAAFGRPEVVRERIARQYLSHYFDKYESNITLYDEAGDPLGAPTGTPSLRETRAITERLAKPTGQAGVFLVQSDNPFGSRRYVAHITVPGQRVNGIGLPLGAVRVELTLKKLTSYSVLPELLVDQKFFEPGLATELSYAGYNHGRLVYSEGDFDYANRLPAALLAEPRLYTTGLTRKGFHQFAVRGSLDRTVVVTTATYSLGDWLANFSFQFLLSTFFWLLLGGVALLVRGRALPRLNFSTRIQLLLNVGIVVPLLVVSVATASQLIDSYKRDLARTYERRGQLALESLRRQRHLLSDSTARPTLAVLVKNVAALTETDLNLYDAHGELLASSQPLIFDAGLLGPLVNPQAMVALGERNRPRVLLTERAGSLSFNSLYLPVRAGAGEAVVTDLAGHALGHGSADGPPKKGPVYAVHSVFDDDDGSSFDETALPTGPILGYVGIPFFDSEKALNTKLTELFTTILNIFTLMFLLFLGLAFVAARQLTAPLKLITEKLTKTTLTGENELLDYHSSDDEIGLLVREYNTMLTKLEASKRELAAQEKEAAWREMARQVAHEIKNPLTPMKLSLQFLQKAIAERRPNAEELIGRISQTLITQIDVLSDIATSFSTFTNLPTMRPERLDIAAVLRRCAGLHQPDTDDGTLALHLPPDAETGRYVVFADENLLVRTFNNLLINARQAVPEGRAPYIDVSLEAAGAGSVRVAIRDNGAGIPEEVREKIFVPNFTTKASGSGIGLAVARRGIESAGGKIWFETKVGEGTDFFIELPLAG
- a CDS encoding DUF983 domain-containing protein; the protein is MYISSGFSTAALLGIGFLLYYLANDSPLWVYVITVVVAVLAVTPLLFRYARAVMLYGVGGASFDPRYLNR
- a CDS encoding DUF420 domain-containing protein; the protein is MNTPTEQLHPPVMAPGDYTRYRIILGGLGIVVPLLVAILFYFKGIFKIDGADAYLRMLPAVNAGLNSLTAVALLVGYYFIRRKNVLAHRAAMGTAFVLGGLFLLSYVAYHSQVESTHFGGVGAARLIYFVLLLTHISLAVVTVGLVLFTLYFALTGQYTKHKAIARWTFPVWLYVSVTGVIVYFMISPYYV
- a CDS encoding thioredoxin domain-containing protein is translated as MRPRQTILLGLLLLVPVLAFLFLFRFGSNRYALPTYLPDRVDSTQVGGEWQRDTVFHQIAPFQLSSANGRDVSSRELGQGLYIAQFFGADEASVRVARQLLRVQEKFRHEPRVRLVTFVLNGEPSQTIALTKLAEQYGATAGKWFFLTGAADTLKKLTQQEFRLTADPKRLAGAVYTANIPAGRLLLVDNQRRVRGIYDGTDGREIDRLLTEVTVQLYDYEHPH
- a CDS encoding cytochrome C oxidase subunit IV family protein, which gives rise to MASHATTEHTLAPGEIAKPNTAWIWRVFGILVGITAVEFVFVFLMSPSTLRNSIFIVLTIMKAFFIVAEFMHLKHETKGLIWTILVPVSLLVWLLVALVTEGSFMGEVLQSMFK
- a CDS encoding cytochrome c oxidase subunit 3 → MAQPTTLPHPAASATHDAPRTGNWDGGNEPFKASYGKLMMWFFLLSDAFTFAAFLTTYGMIRHKHEVFTGEAKDFVFSTRWWPIPDHVFNAFPGMGEANVPLGFVALMTMILILSSVTMVLAVEAGHRMDKADVQKWLLWTILFGSAFLASQAWEWGHFIHGHTEGTVMADGTVFHGANLAMNQYGPVLFADLFFFITGFHGTHVFSGVCLLVWCFIATTNGTFEKRGHYEMIEKIGLYWHFVDLVWVFVFTFFYLV